Within the Fusarium musae strain F31 chromosome 11, whole genome shotgun sequence genome, the region ACCACCAATATTGTCAGTGCCCGGCTCTTGGGCAATAACATAACCATCCCTGTAAGAAACGTGACCATTGTCTCCGACGGTGAAGTATTCACCACCATCCGTTGTGAGTACCCAAGGGTTGAATCCACTACTGGCACCTCCACCCACCCTGTAACGGTATGAACGGTCCAAATCGTAACATGTTTCAACACCGAGAGTAAATTGAAGATGATAATTTGGCTGTGGATCAAGCAGGGGCTCTAGTGTGCAAGTACCCGAAGATTCAGTGGTTGTAGCGGGAAGAGTGGTAGCATCGGTTGTGGTTATCGGCAGACCAGCAGTAGTGGTTCTGTCGGCTGTCGTCGTAACAAGATTTGCGGTGTCTGTTGTGGGATATGTCGTGGTAGTGATAGACTCAGAGAGAGAGGATTTGGGCTTACAATACCCAGCGGAAATAGACGTGAAAAACAGGAAGGTGGCCACCAACGTTAGCAGCAGCTTCGGAGACGACATCATGACAGGCCAGATGAAGCGAATTTAGAAAGCGATAATGAACCACGACTTCAGGATCCAGGTAAAAGAGGAGGGCGCCTGATgcatttaaattattaaccaGGTTGTGTATAGCAATTAATACAGATTAGCCGACCCCTGAAAGGTAATAAAAGCAATAGTCCAGCTCTTCTGGTAAAGCACTGTAATAGTAGTCCGTTGTGGCTAAACTATTGATTAAGCTTACAGAAGCGATGGGTGCATATGGTAAGCGCGTTTATCTGTAGCGTATTAAAGTCAATAAAACCCCATAGGGCGCAGCGACAGTGGCACATAGCGTAAGGGACTATGGGACACGGCAGGTATCAGCACTGGGCTATTGGCTAACTAAACGAGCTAAATGACACgttggccaagaacaagtGTGGAGCTGTACAGTAACAAaccctcagggagcaagaaaacaccgaaccttgatgtacggtgtcgaaataaacttagtaaatagaGTACTAAATTTAGGCTAAgtttacctaagtatttttatcatttaggGTTAAGGtgctgagttttctttcctcccctagcaaACCCATCCAGTCGGCCGCCGCCTGTTTAATCGGGTTCCGACCATGCCCAATTACCAGGCGCGCTGGAGAACATGTTAAGCGTCAATGGcagaaaataaataaatacttcACAACTCCAACACAGACTTTGAGACGATTCAATGAATTATAGTTTCCTTCCACCTTCCAGTTACCTCTATAGTGATATGAGTAAGGATATGAATAGTTTGGCATGCAAAATTTCTCCTCGAAAGCTTCATTGGAAAGCTCAAAGCTCTACCTTAGAGACCGCAACATCAGGCTTCCGAGCAGCATCACCACTCTCTTCAATTGAGCTAGTCTCCCGGACAAGGCTAGGAGCCTTGAGATTTCTTCTCTGCTTCCAAGTAAGGCCCGGTGTTTCAAAGATAGTATCGATCTCCTCAAGGGTATATCCCTTGGTTTCAACGAAGAAATACCAGACGGCAACAAGCTATCAAAGGCAATGGGTCAGTTGGGCTCAATCGCATTAGCCAAAGCGCGACGGTGAACTTACCTCCAGGAACGTGTAGACAATAAATGCAATATAGTACTTCCATCCAGCATTCTTCAACCCAATTGGGTTtacgaaagaagaaaagaaccCTGCGGCATGCATAATACCCGTCATATAAGCAACTCCACGTGCTCGCACCTCGTAAGGCAGAAGCTCGGCCGGATAAGCCCAGAGAGGGGTCCACCCAAGGTCATAAGCGCCATTGCTaaggaagatggagacaaTGACACCAATCGCGTAGTTCCGAGTGCCGTGTTCGGTGTATACTGCGACGATTGAATTAGCATGCCTTGATCAAGCTGAAATGCAGGTATAGTAGGTACTCACAAGCTGCAAAGGTAGTCCACAAAACGAAAGCAAAAAACATTCCGGCAGTAGAGATAATGAAGAGCTTGCGGCGACCAATCCGGTCAACTAAGAACGAAGCACCAAGAGCCAAGACAAAGTTGTAGATAGACAAGCAACCGTTGACTGTAGTTTGCTCAATCGTCTTGGTGATTCCGATACTGTTCAGCACGGAATGGAGATAGTATTGAACTAGACCATTGCCTGAAATCTAGAAATATTATTAGCAAAGGCTCAATGGAAGCTtgcctcagccttctcaccTCGAGGAACAGACCACAGAATGTGACAAGAATAAGTCTTCTCCTGTTCGGTTTCGTTCGGATAAGATCGAGATAGCTGCCCTGCTCCTTGTACTGTGCATCTTTGAGGATAGCCTCCTTGATTTGTGTGTATTCGATCTCCACAATTGGATTGCTCTCATCACCGTTCGCATGATGCTTTACCAAAAAGCTTCGCGCAGCTGCGCCATTACCCTTGGAAATCAGCCAACGAGGACTTTCGGGGATAAACCAAAGAAGGCTGATCTGGATGACAGCGGGGACAGCTTGGAGACCACTGGGTATACGCCAAGAGCGGGAATCCTCAATGAATTGAGTGCCATAGGTTGTCCAAGCTGCGATGATTGCTCCAGTATACCATGCAGTGGGAAAGTAAGACAA harbors:
- a CDS encoding hypothetical protein (EggNog:ENOG41), encoding MADALGPSTHWWNDAGLRKLYLWLPVVILSSSYQGFDGMIMNGLQLLPSWQEEFDHPEGPVLGLLNSIQTVGAMLALPLIGWIVDKIGRRKSIAFGASWTLLGAILQATSKHIAQFVISRFIIGFGLAFTVVGAPLLLAELALPKHRGTILSYFPTAWYTGAIIAAWTTYGTQFIEDSRSWRIPSGLQAVPAVIQISLLWFIPESPRWLISKGNGAAARSFLVKHHANGDESNPIVEIEYTQIKEAILKDAQYKEQGSYLDLIRTKPNRRRLILVTFCGLFLEISGNGLVQYYLHSVLNSIGITKTIEQTTVNGCLSIYNFVLALGASFLVDRIGRRKLFIISTAGMFFAFVLWTTFAALYTEHGTRNYAIGVIVSIFLSNGAYDLGWTPLWAYPAELLPYEVRARGVAYMTGIMHAAGFFSSFVNPIGLKNAGWKYYIAFIVYTFLELVAVWYFFVETKGYTLEEIDTIFETPGLTWKQRRNLKAPSLVRETSSIEESGDAARKPDVAVSKVEL